The Acidobacteriota bacterium DNA window CCCGCGGCGAAGGGGACTCCTTTTGCCTTGGTGTAGACCTCGCTCAGTTCCTCCTCACAGTGAGGGCACACGGGCGTAAGATCCTCCCGTTTGACGATCGCGAGTGGTTTCTCGCTCATCTCTGATCACCTCCGTGACTTCACGTCTGACACTACGCCTGTGACCTCGACACATGCGGTATCGTTCATCCTAACCATACCGATCGAGTCAGAACG harbors:
- a CDS encoding phage terminase large subunit family protein, giving the protein MSEKPLAIVKREDLTPVCPHCEEELSEVYTKAKGVPFAAGTNVVYFCPHCRKVLGFGHGRMI